A genome region from Myroides fluvii includes the following:
- a CDS encoding gliding motility-associated C-terminal domain-containing protein — protein sequence MKKIYNHRLLFLSILGVSVVAVAQEKERSFVNQGEISVATGGVISTLYDFDNQAGAKVHNDGTAYYYRDFNNDGYYSFTSNRKTGKAIFTRYTGEAGQGAQLISGSEMSEFHDVELNNATKKMAFDLKNNMEVHGTVDFQDGIIKVDPTLAPDKKLSIGMLSFQQGAKAINVRDESHAEGQVEKIGNEPFQYPKGDREMYRYARISAPELKTDAFVGEYRTDDNQFFVARPATVGVIKELDKNEYWLIDRGVDTQSEILLTLSWDERTTPASLLADPENELHIARWDAKQQLWVDEGGVVDMSTKEVTTVAAVKGYGFFTLATVKKDWILDGDIVIYNLVTPDGDGKNDYFIIDNIKKYPNNTVEIYNRWGVKVYETRGYDPLGDGSSNVFKGYSEGRVTIDKSKKLPSGTYYYVVTYEYKDQNGSRMIKKAANLHLESN from the coding sequence ATGAAAAAAATATACAACCACCGTTTACTTTTCCTAAGTATTTTAGGAGTTAGTGTAGTAGCAGTCGCACAAGAGAAGGAACGTTCTTTTGTCAACCAAGGCGAAATATCCGTAGCAACTGGTGGGGTTATCTCAACCTTATACGATTTTGATAACCAAGCAGGAGCAAAAGTACACAACGATGGAACCGCTTATTACTATCGCGATTTTAATAACGATGGGTATTATTCTTTTACCAGCAACCGCAAAACGGGAAAAGCTATTTTCACGCGTTATACTGGAGAAGCTGGACAAGGAGCTCAGCTCATCAGCGGATCGGAAATGTCAGAATTTCACGATGTGGAGTTGAATAACGCAACCAAGAAAATGGCGTTTGATTTAAAGAACAACATGGAGGTACACGGTACTGTTGATTTTCAAGATGGAATTATTAAGGTTGATCCAACCCTTGCTCCAGATAAAAAATTATCAATAGGTATGTTGAGTTTCCAACAAGGAGCTAAGGCCATCAATGTAAGAGATGAATCTCATGCAGAAGGTCAGGTGGAGAAAATAGGAAACGAGCCGTTTCAATATCCAAAAGGAGACAGAGAAATGTACCGCTATGCACGTATTTCTGCTCCGGAGCTAAAAACAGATGCTTTCGTTGGGGAATACCGCACAGACGATAATCAATTTTTCGTAGCTCGTCCTGCAACGGTGGGCGTAATCAAAGAATTAGATAAAAACGAATATTGGCTGATTGATCGAGGTGTAGATACCCAAAGTGAAATCTTGTTAACCTTGAGTTGGGATGAGCGTACGACGCCTGCGTCTTTACTCGCAGATCCAGAAAACGAATTGCACATTGCGCGTTGGGATGCGAAACAACAACTATGGGTTGATGAAGGGGGAGTTGTGGATATGTCTACCAAAGAAGTTACGACAGTAGCTGCGGTAAAAGGATATGGATTCTTTACCTTAGCCACCGTGAAAAAAGATTGGATCTTAGATGGTGATATCGTCATCTACAACTTAGTAACACCAGATGGAGATGGTAAAAACGATTACTTTATCATTGATAATATCAAAAAATATCCAAACAATACCGTAGAGATTTACAACCGTTGGGGGGTAAAAGTATACGAAACTAGAGGATATGACCCACTTGGAGACGGAAGTTCCAATGTATTCAAAGGATATTCAGAAGGTCGCGTGACGATCGATAAGAGCAAGAAATTACCAAGTGGAACCTACTATTACGTAGTAACGTATGAGTACAAAGACCAAAATGGTAGTCGTATGATTAAGAAAGCTGCAAATTTACATTTGGAGTCTAATTAA
- a CDS encoding PorP/SprF family type IX secretion system membrane protein, with product MKLRNTIQTIVLGGIGLFSMTQAYAQQDPQYTQYMYNHSNINPAYAGSREGLNIFGLYRTQWVGLEGAPKTATLSVNTPLGDSGLGLGVNFVNDHLGVMDDNTLSVDLSYAVDLNYHTKLAFGLKGSANLLDVNYSKLHIYNPTDPVAEDDIKNKFTPNIGAGLFLYSDKAYVGLSVPTLLKRSRYDDNDVKTLRQKMHLYLTGGYVFDINTDIKFKPATMIKMEQGSPLQVDLSANFMFVDKFTAGIAYRWDAAVSGLVGFQVSDNIFVGYSYDAETTKLARYNSGSHEIFMRFTLFNSYKRITAPRFF from the coding sequence ATGAAACTAAGAAACACAATACAGACAATTGTTCTTGGCGGTATAGGCTTGTTCAGCATGACGCAAGCCTATGCGCAACAAGATCCACAATATACCCAATACATGTATAACCATTCCAACATCAACCCCGCTTATGCAGGGAGTAGAGAAGGGTTAAACATCTTTGGATTATACCGCACGCAATGGGTCGGATTAGAAGGAGCACCTAAAACAGCAACCTTATCGGTGAATACTCCTTTAGGGGATTCAGGCTTAGGTTTAGGGGTGAACTTTGTCAATGACCACTTAGGGGTAATGGATGACAATACACTATCGGTAGATTTATCTTATGCAGTTGACTTGAATTACCACACTAAATTGGCTTTTGGATTAAAAGGATCAGCCAATTTATTGGATGTAAATTACAGTAAATTGCATATTTATAACCCAACGGATCCCGTGGCAGAAGACGACATCAAAAATAAATTCACACCCAATATAGGGGCTGGATTATTCTTGTATTCAGACAAAGCCTATGTTGGTTTATCCGTGCCTACGTTGTTAAAGCGCTCGCGTTATGATGACAATGATGTGAAAACACTACGTCAAAAAATGCACCTATACTTGACAGGGGGATATGTATTTGATATCAATACCGATATCAAGTTTAAACCCGCTACGATGATTAAAATGGAACAAGGATCACCGTTGCAAGTAGATCTATCCGCTAACTTCATGTTTGTAGATAAATTTACTGCAGGGATTGCCTACCGTTGGGATGCTGCTGTGAGTGGTTTAGTTGGTTTTCAAGTGTCAGACAATATCTTTGTTGGATATAGCTATGATGCCGAAACAACAAAGTTAGCCCGTTATAATTCGGGGTCTCACGAGATTTTTATGCGATTTACATTGTTTAACAGCTACAAGCGTATAACTGCGCCAAGGTTCTTCTAA
- a CDS encoding OmpA family protein — MVKQIVQLGILSAALSFSFSGYSQIKKEKQADKNFDRLAYIDAIKVYERIADKGFVNTSILQNLADAYYFNGKLVEANKWYAELFDGTYEDKDLTALSSEYYYRYAQTLKATKDYAKSQEMMGRFAALEQEDSRTALYNKNRDYLEHIENRSDRYDIKLLDINTEYSDYGGTMFGDQFIFTSARATEHQSGSKIHAWTNESYTSLYSSTIDQKGFGEPVLFAPEIESKVNDATAVFTQDGNTMYFTRNNSKTSGRSKQNKDKTSLLKLYKTVKQADGKWGLVEELPFNSDNFNTAHPALTPDDKWLYFVSDRKETIGQSDLFRVALYENGGYGPVENLGKTINTEGRESFPFISSDFQLYFSSDGHPGLGGMDIFVAKLYPNGTFGPVVNMGTPINSSMDDFGFYLDPKQNKGFVSSNRADGKGSDDIYFLAEKPCKQSIEGTVYDKDTNEVLADALVVISDAMYQKSDTIYTNSKGYYITSLLDCGHKYRIKAEKKRYNTVEVAFNVNREPGVKTVNIGLEKTEKPLEVNDDLFKKLNLQPIYFDFDKSNIRRDASIELVKVVEVMKEYPSMKIDVRSHTDSRGNDAYNMSLSDRRVKSTIKWMIEQGIDPSRLTGRGYGESQLLNKCSNGVPCTAEEHQLNRRSEFIIIEM, encoded by the coding sequence ATGGTAAAACAAATAGTACAACTGGGTATTCTGAGTGCAGCTTTAAGCTTTAGCTTCTCGGGATACAGCCAGATTAAAAAAGAAAAACAAGCGGATAAAAACTTTGATCGCTTAGCGTATATCGATGCAATCAAAGTATATGAACGCATTGCAGATAAAGGATTTGTCAATACATCCATTTTGCAAAATTTAGCCGATGCTTATTACTTTAACGGAAAATTGGTAGAGGCGAATAAATGGTATGCAGAGCTATTTGATGGTACTTACGAAGATAAAGACCTTACTGCTTTATCATCTGAATATTACTATCGCTATGCACAAACGCTAAAGGCTACTAAAGATTACGCAAAGTCACAAGAGATGATGGGGCGCTTTGCAGCCTTGGAGCAAGAAGATTCCAGAACAGCGTTGTACAATAAAAACCGCGATTACTTAGAACATATCGAAAACCGTTCTGATCGTTATGATATCAAATTATTAGATATCAATACAGAATATTCGGATTATGGTGGTACAATGTTCGGAGATCAATTCATCTTTACTTCCGCACGTGCAACAGAACACCAAAGTGGAAGTAAAATACACGCCTGGACCAACGAAAGTTACACGAGCTTATATAGCTCTACGATTGATCAAAAGGGCTTTGGAGAACCCGTACTTTTTGCACCAGAGATTGAATCGAAGGTAAATGACGCAACAGCCGTATTTACGCAAGATGGCAATACGATGTATTTTACGCGTAACAACTCCAAAACCAGTGGTAGAAGCAAACAAAATAAAGATAAAACCTCTTTATTAAAATTATACAAGACAGTAAAGCAAGCGGATGGGAAGTGGGGACTAGTAGAGGAATTGCCGTTTAATTCGGATAATTTCAATACAGCCCATCCTGCTTTAACTCCTGACGATAAATGGTTGTACTTTGTTTCGGATAGAAAAGAAACAATCGGACAATCGGATTTATTTCGCGTAGCACTGTATGAAAATGGAGGATACGGACCCGTAGAAAACCTTGGAAAAACAATTAATACAGAAGGAAGAGAAAGTTTTCCTTTTATATCTTCGGATTTTCAACTCTATTTTTCCTCTGATGGACATCCAGGTTTAGGAGGAATGGATATCTTTGTAGCAAAATTATATCCCAACGGAACTTTTGGACCGGTGGTGAATATGGGAACGCCAATTAATAGTAGCATGGACGATTTTGGATTCTATTTAGATCCAAAGCAAAACAAAGGATTTGTTAGTTCAAACCGTGCAGATGGAAAAGGATCAGATGATATTTATTTCTTGGCAGAAAAACCGTGTAAACAAAGTATCGAAGGTACCGTATATGACAAAGATACAAATGAAGTGTTAGCTGATGCCCTAGTGGTAATCTCTGATGCAATGTATCAAAAATCAGATACAATCTATACGAATAGCAAAGGATATTACATCACTTCTTTGTTAGATTGTGGTCACAAATACCGCATCAAAGCAGAGAAGAAAAGGTATAATACCGTTGAGGTTGCCTTTAACGTAAATCGAGAACCAGGAGTTAAAACCGTGAATATCGGATTAGAAAAAACGGAAAAACCACTGGAAGTAAACGACGATTTATTTAAGAAGTTAAACCTTCAACCTATTTACTTTGATTTTGACAAATCGAATATCCGTAGAGACGCTTCGATTGAGTTAGTGAAAGTAGTAGAGGTAATGAAAGAATACCCAAGTATGAAGATTGATGTGCGCTCACATACAGATAGTAGAGGTAATGATGCGTATAACATGAGTCTATCTGATCGCCGTGTGAAATCAACTATCAAATGGATGATTGAACAAGGAATCGATCCAAGTCGCTTAACAGGTCGCGGTTATGGTGAAAGTCAATTGCTAAACAAATGTAGTAATGGCGTACCATGTACAGCAGAAGAACATCAGTTAAACAGACGAAGTGAATTTATTATTATTGAAATGTAA
- the ygiD gene encoding 4,5-DOPA-extradiol-dioxygenase, protein MQSLQDLYRFSQQLSYSEHLMPALFIGHGSPMNAIEDTLFSQNWHSLGQSFPTPKAIVVISAHWLTKGSAITAMDFPETLHDFRGFPQPLFEVEYPAPGDPVLAKDIQKLVHTDLHLDHDWGLDHGTWSITRHMFPQANIPVLQLSIDYDKPLDYHYQLATQLRDLRKKGVLLIGSGNMIHNLRLLSWDKMEDNYGFDWAIEINATLQQFVVDYDVKRLIDYEKIHPHISLAVPTLEHYIPMLYTLGLKEKKDDLLFFNDAYVGGSLSMTSFMYYQ, encoded by the coding sequence ATGCAATCACTTCAAGATCTATATCGATTTTCACAGCAGTTATCCTATAGTGAGCACTTAATGCCCGCGTTATTTATTGGACATGGTTCGCCGATGAATGCAATTGAGGATACGCTATTTTCTCAAAATTGGCACAGCCTAGGGCAAAGCTTCCCTACACCAAAGGCCATTGTTGTTATTTCTGCTCATTGGTTGACCAAAGGCAGTGCGATTACTGCTATGGATTTTCCGGAGACCTTACACGATTTCAGGGGGTTTCCGCAGCCTTTATTTGAGGTTGAATATCCTGCTCCTGGGGATCCAGTACTTGCAAAAGACATTCAAAAGTTGGTTCATACCGATCTTCACTTGGATCACGATTGGGGTTTAGATCACGGTACCTGGTCCATTACTCGACATATGTTTCCACAAGCAAACATCCCCGTTTTACAGCTGAGCATTGACTATGATAAACCCTTGGATTACCATTATCAATTGGCTACCCAATTGCGTGACTTGCGCAAAAAAGGGGTGTTGCTCATTGGCAGCGGTAATATGATTCACAATCTGCGTTTGCTTTCCTGGGATAAGATGGAGGACAACTACGGGTTTGACTGGGCGATTGAAATCAATGCAACACTTCAGCAATTCGTTGTGGATTACGATGTAAAACGCCTCATTGATTACGAAAAAATACACCCGCATATTTCGCTAGCTGTGCCTACCTTAGAACACTATATTCCGATGCTTTACACCTTGGGATTAAAGGAAAAAAAGGATGATTTACTGTTTTTCAATGACGCCTATGTGGGAGGATCATTGAGTATGACTTCCTTTATGTACTACCAATAA
- a CDS encoding SusC/RagA family TonB-linked outer membrane protein, whose protein sequence is MNAKLKYIALFLCCLFIQLAHAQEKEFSGTVTEGGVPLPGVTVLLEGTQQGTQTDLDGKYTLKVKQGDVLVFSFIGMKEIKYKVTQASVYNLEMEAEENRLEGVVVTALGIKRDKKKLGYSSQEVKGEHLASAGKSNAVNALSGNVAGLQVTAPSTMGGSARIVLRGVKSVVGNNQPLIVVDGIPLDNSNFADNDMQRGAGGRDYGDGSADINPDDIESVTVLKGGPASALYGNRGGNGVIIYTTKSAQNGRTEIEFNSGLAFESVNIMPQLQNQYGGGSTETFRQQEINGKTYNLPEYILDESWGPKFDGTPYLPWYAFDPEFGSDYMKEVPWVKSKNDVKSFFKTGVTHNQSVSIAKSFKESNIRMAFNNNVTEGIVPNSKLQRNNFTVNASTQMSEQLKAETNVNFVYTKGFNRPEIGYGDNSVAERFFQWGQRQLDFNKLKDYKLANGNQRSWNRMSWDNGMPAYSDNPYWVTYENTSQDVRNRFFGNAKLTYNFANNIYAVGTVYADQYNLAIEERVAVGSQKTSSYQLTKRNVSEYNYEGRLHYDDQFNDIGLNTFIGVNRSEKRNDFVKGESVGGLNLPNLYNLDNSVSPAKGTNTFVHSRTNSVFGSASVNYREFVFLEGTVRTDWFSTVKKSVTYPSLTGTFIFSNVLNDVDWLSFGKIRFGWAQVGNDTDPYRTQDYYRVNGPFLDQPTYALDNTANNPDLKPELMTTKEIGLEAAFLHNRIGIEVSYYEIDTQDLITKVQYDAATGFAYRWMNAGDMENKGVEATLNLTPIQTSDFSWQITWNIAKNKNKLTRLAEGVESVEIARAPFRVSLQGKMGETYGQIYGTDYVYDDKGNKVIGEDGLYKASEVKALGSYLPDYNMGIRTSFRYKNINLGVLIDVQKGGKYYSTTHMYGMFSGMLDETTANNIRETGLILEGVKEDGTKNDKSISAVDWAKGFNGTVDAQNIFDADYVKLREITVGYDLPMKWLGPFKGITISLYARNLFTWNLAWKGMDPEMASYGSGNIQAIEGASLPSTRSYGMNVKFKI, encoded by the coding sequence ATGAACGCAAAATTGAAGTACATCGCTCTCTTTTTGTGTTGCTTGTTTATTCAACTAGCACATGCACAAGAGAAAGAATTTTCGGGAACGGTTACAGAAGGCGGTGTGCCTTTACCAGGTGTAACGGTTCTCCTGGAGGGAACCCAACAGGGTACTCAAACAGATTTAGACGGAAAATACACCCTAAAAGTAAAACAAGGGGATGTACTTGTATTTTCTTTCATCGGGATGAAAGAAATAAAATACAAGGTAACGCAAGCGAGTGTGTATAACTTAGAAATGGAGGCTGAAGAAAATAGGCTAGAAGGAGTTGTAGTTACGGCTTTGGGTATTAAAAGGGACAAGAAAAAATTGGGGTATTCTTCCCAAGAAGTGAAAGGAGAGCATCTCGCCAGTGCCGGAAAATCGAATGCGGTAAATGCGCTCTCGGGAAATGTTGCTGGTTTGCAAGTGACCGCCCCATCAACCATGGGGGGATCTGCGCGTATTGTCTTGCGTGGTGTCAAATCTGTGGTGGGTAATAATCAACCGCTGATTGTCGTTGATGGAATTCCCCTGGATAACAGCAACTTTGCAGATAATGATATGCAAAGAGGAGCAGGTGGACGCGATTATGGTGATGGATCTGCTGATATTAACCCCGATGATATTGAATCAGTAACCGTTTTGAAAGGTGGGCCTGCATCAGCACTTTACGGTAATAGAGGAGGAAATGGCGTGATTATTTATACCACCAAATCAGCCCAAAATGGGCGAACTGAAATTGAATTTAATTCGGGGCTAGCCTTCGAATCAGTCAACATCATGCCTCAATTGCAAAATCAATATGGAGGTGGATCAACAGAAACGTTTAGACAACAAGAAATCAACGGAAAAACATACAACCTGCCTGAGTATATTCTAGATGAAAGCTGGGGACCTAAATTCGACGGAACGCCTTATCTCCCCTGGTATGCTTTTGATCCCGAATTCGGAAGTGACTACATGAAGGAAGTTCCTTGGGTCAAATCGAAAAACGATGTCAAATCCTTTTTTAAAACAGGAGTAACGCACAATCAATCGGTGTCGATTGCCAAGTCATTCAAGGAAAGCAATATTCGAATGGCTTTTAACAATAACGTAACGGAAGGCATCGTTCCCAATTCAAAACTTCAACGCAATAATTTTACGGTTAATGCTTCAACGCAAATGAGCGAACAGTTAAAAGCGGAAACCAATGTCAATTTTGTCTATACAAAGGGATTTAACCGCCCCGAAATTGGCTATGGCGATAATTCTGTTGCAGAGCGATTCTTTCAGTGGGGACAACGCCAATTAGATTTCAATAAGCTAAAAGACTATAAATTAGCCAATGGAAATCAACGCTCTTGGAATAGAATGTCCTGGGATAATGGAATGCCCGCTTATTCTGATAATCCCTATTGGGTAACGTACGAAAATACGTCCCAAGATGTGAGAAATAGATTCTTTGGAAACGCAAAGCTAACGTATAATTTTGCGAATAATATATATGCTGTAGGAACAGTCTACGCCGATCAATATAACCTTGCCATTGAGGAACGCGTAGCCGTGGGTTCTCAAAAAACGTCTTCTTATCAATTGACCAAGAGAAATGTTTCTGAATACAATTATGAAGGACGTCTACACTATGATGACCAATTTAATGACATTGGTCTGAATACTTTTATCGGTGTAAATAGAAGTGAAAAACGCAATGACTTCGTGAAAGGCGAAAGCGTAGGAGGACTTAATTTGCCTAATTTGTATAATCTGGATAATAGCGTTTCTCCAGCGAAAGGAACCAATACGTTTGTTCATTCGCGTACTAATTCTGTTTTTGGATCCGCTAGTGTCAACTATAGAGAATTTGTATTCCTAGAAGGTACCGTGCGTACGGATTGGTTTTCTACCGTTAAAAAATCTGTAACCTACCCCTCATTAACGGGAACGTTTATCTTTTCAAATGTACTAAATGATGTAGATTGGTTGAGTTTTGGTAAAATTCGATTCGGTTGGGCACAAGTGGGAAATGATACCGATCCTTATCGAACCCAAGACTACTATAGAGTAAATGGTCCATTCTTGGATCAACCAACGTATGCCTTAGACAATACAGCGAATAATCCTGACTTAAAACCGGAGTTGATGACAACCAAGGAAATTGGACTGGAAGCTGCTTTTCTCCACAATCGAATTGGAATTGAAGTGTCTTACTATGAAATTGATACGCAGGATTTAATTACAAAGGTACAATATGATGCCGCTACGGGATTTGCCTACCGATGGATGAATGCAGGAGATATGGAGAATAAAGGAGTTGAAGCAACCTTAAATCTAACTCCTATTCAAACAAGTGATTTTTCATGGCAAATCACCTGGAATATAGCAAAGAATAAAAATAAACTAACCCGATTAGCAGAAGGAGTAGAGTCAGTAGAGATTGCTCGTGCACCTTTCCGAGTTTCACTACAAGGAAAAATGGGAGAAACGTATGGACAAATCTATGGAACAGATTACGTTTACGATGACAAGGGAAATAAAGTGATAGGAGAAGATGGATTGTATAAAGCATCTGAAGTGAAAGCCTTGGGATCTTATTTACCCGATTACAATATGGGAATTAGAACTAGTTTTCGCTATAAAAACATCAATCTAGGTGTGTTAATCGATGTGCAAAAAGGAGGGAAATATTATTCAACAACGCATATGTACGGCATGTTTTCGGGGATGTTAGACGAAACTACTGCAAATAATATTAGGGAAACCGGATTAATCTTGGAAGGGGTAAAAGAAGACGGCACAAAGAATGATAAAAGTATTAGCGCTGTAGATTGGGCAAAGGGGTTTAATGGAACAGTAGATGCACAAAATATATTTGATGCAGACTATGTGAAATTGAGAGAAATAACGGTAGGCTACGATTTGCCAATGAAGTGGTTGGGGCCTTTCAAAGGAATAACGATTTCCTTGTATGCGCGTAATTTATTTACATGGAATTTGGCTTGGAAAGGAATGGATCCTGAAATGGCCTCTTATGGAAGTGGGAATATTCAAGCCATCGAAGGAGCATCATTGCCCTCAACGCGAAGTTATGGAATGAATGTCAAATTTAAAATATAA
- a CDS encoding SusD/RagB family nutrient-binding outer membrane lipoprotein yields MKKYIIQTVVVMNLILCISCDRDLDKINVNPNQPLEVTTNGLFNNTNKELMTRTRRGMPSGRMALPWIQYSAQRNYTAEDRYQFRGEVNNSLYTDIFLAVKGYKQIIDIVENPVNASKVATYGDPVNQLAAARIMIAYAQLQLVDMYGDVPYYSYGTKDPDFQAMTLGTDQEIATPKFAPQDKIYTDLMKELKEAAESVNMEASNIFNSGDFLFGSPSKLKKFANSLRLRIANRVKTIIPMAQTHIAELTANTANLMQSNEDNVGQKFQNDPVKPAPFYLDAFVSKRNDFSPTNTFVELLKGETKTAHPNPFANIVDPRLYKMVAPISQLVTDESGKQTEVTLAFYYDASKPEPCIEKNDYVDRTPDFYIGMPIGITDAYTGSQADFASQFGGTVYKADATELLMEYAEVAFILAELGVDPQANYINGIKASMEKWKVDPTDIDSYLSNALTVNQETILTQKYIALFLQPYEAWAEYRRTTYPKTLLFPGQTHELIAPGPQQQTEYIFTPLNGLTDLPGRVTYPTNLNLVNKANKDAAAARMGGDLMSTKLIWAE; encoded by the coding sequence ATGAAAAAATATATCATTCAAACTGTAGTAGTGATGAATCTGATTTTGTGTATAAGTTGTGATCGCGATTTAGACAAAATCAATGTTAATCCAAATCAACCCTTAGAGGTAACAACTAATGGATTGTTTAACAATACGAATAAGGAGTTGATGACCAGAACAAGGAGAGGTATGCCCTCTGGACGTATGGCGCTTCCTTGGATTCAATATTCCGCCCAAAGAAATTACACAGCAGAAGATCGCTATCAATTTAGAGGCGAAGTAAATAATAGCTTGTATACCGATATCTTTTTAGCCGTAAAAGGGTATAAGCAAATCATCGATATCGTGGAAAATCCTGTTAATGCATCGAAAGTAGCTACGTATGGTGACCCCGTAAATCAATTAGCCGCAGCGCGTATTATGATTGCTTATGCACAATTGCAATTGGTGGATATGTATGGCGATGTTCCGTACTATTCTTACGGAACTAAAGATCCCGACTTTCAAGCCATGACCTTGGGAACGGATCAAGAAATAGCAACGCCTAAATTTGCACCTCAAGATAAAATCTATACGGATTTAATGAAGGAACTAAAGGAAGCTGCTGAATCTGTTAACATGGAAGCATCGAATATTTTTAACTCCGGAGATTTTTTATTTGGCTCTCCTTCAAAATTAAAGAAATTTGCCAACTCATTGCGCTTGAGAATTGCTAATCGAGTGAAAACGATTATTCCGATGGCTCAAACGCATATTGCTGAACTAACTGCAAATACAGCAAATTTGATGCAGTCGAATGAGGATAATGTCGGGCAAAAATTCCAAAATGACCCCGTGAAACCAGCTCCTTTCTACCTTGATGCTTTCGTCTCGAAAAGGAACGACTTTTCACCAACTAATACGTTTGTAGAATTGCTAAAAGGAGAAACAAAAACCGCACACCCGAATCCTTTTGCCAATATCGTTGATCCGAGATTGTATAAAATGGTAGCTCCAATTAGTCAACTCGTTACAGATGAAAGTGGTAAACAAACAGAGGTAACATTGGCTTTTTACTATGATGCTTCTAAACCAGAACCTTGCATTGAGAAAAATGATTACGTCGATCGTACTCCCGATTTTTATATTGGTATGCCTATCGGAATTACAGATGCTTATACGGGAAGTCAGGCCGATTTTGCTTCTCAATTTGGCGGCACAGTGTATAAAGCCGATGCTACAGAGCTATTGATGGAATATGCCGAAGTAGCTTTTATTTTGGCTGAATTAGGGGTGGATCCACAAGCAAATTACATCAATGGAATCAAAGCCTCCATGGAAAAATGGAAGGTAGATCCTACTGATATTGATAGCTATTTATCCAACGCACTAACGGTTAATCAAGAAACAATACTCACCCAAAAATACATCGCTTTATTCCTACAACCCTATGAAGCATGGGCAGAATATAGAAGAACAACATATCCTAAAACCCTTTTATTTCCTGGACAAACTCACGAGCTAATTGCTCCAGGACCTCAACAACAAACGGAATACATCTTTACGCCTCTAAATGGACTGACTGATTTGCCTGGACGTGTTACATATCCAACCAATCTAAACCTCGTTAATAAAGCGAATAAAGATGCTGCAGCTGCAAGAATGGGAGGAGATCTCATGAGCACCAAATTAATTTGGGCTGAATAA
- a CDS encoding DUF2199 domain-containing protein → MNYTCANCGQEHDDWPALVYPTPLSYAELTDEEKKKAELTSDLCVIQNPTDTYYFVRVVLIQTVVDACQDLDYGVWVSLSEKSFKEYCDNYDNKEFKTTYFGWFNNHIAPYPFETCMGIGTNVEVDNERGRPFIYLHQKENNDLVHDFYTGITTEEATRRIKVALGN, encoded by the coding sequence ATGAACTATACTTGTGCGAATTGTGGACAAGAACACGATGATTGGCCAGCATTAGTCTATCCAACGCCGTTGAGTTATGCAGAATTAACCGACGAAGAGAAAAAAAAAGCCGAATTAACTAGCGATTTATGTGTAATTCAAAATCCAACAGATACCTACTATTTTGTTCGAGTAGTATTGATTCAAACTGTAGTAGATGCTTGTCAAGATTTAGACTATGGCGTTTGGGTTTCACTCAGTGAAAAGAGCTTTAAAGAATATTGCGATAATTATGACAACAAGGAATTTAAGACAACCTATTTTGGGTGGTTTAATAATCATATAGCACCTTATCCCTTCGAAACTTGTATGGGAATTGGTACTAATGTAGAAGTAGATAATGAAAGAGGACGACCTTTTATTTACTTACATCAAAAAGAAAACAATGATTTAGTGCATGATTTTTATACGGGAATTACAACCGAAGAAGCGACAAGGAGAATTAAGGTTGCCCTAGGAAATTAA